The following are from one region of the Ochotona princeps isolate mOchPri1 chromosome 4, mOchPri1.hap1, whole genome shotgun sequence genome:
- the LOC101519870 gene encoding olfactory receptor 52Z1P-like produces MTTFSNYTNLRDIWYTMIGIPGLENAHPWISIPICCMYIVAVWGNTLLLFLIITERSLHEPMYFFLSMLALADVFLSTVTTPKMLAIFWFQAGGISFGSCVSQMFFLHFIFVAESAILLAMAFDRYVAICYPLRYTTILTPSVIGKMGIASVTRSFLICFPLIFLVYRLTYCGRNIIRHSYCEHMGIARLACDSIKVNIYYGVIAALFSTCLDVVLIIISYALILCAVFRIPSREARLKALSTCGSHVCVILLFYTPAFFSFFAHRFGGHNIPLHVHILLANLYVVVPPCVNPIIYGVKTKQIQERVVQVFSLSKTFC; encoded by the coding sequence ATGACAACCTTCTCGAATTACACCAATCTTAGAGACATCTGGTACACCATGATTGGAATCCCAGGGCTGGAAAATGCACACCCGTGGATCTCTATCCCCATTTGTTGCATGTATATAGTCGCTGTTTGGGGCAATACCCTATTGTTGTTCCTTATCATCACCGAGCGCAGTCTTCACGAACCCATGTATTTTTTCCTCTCTATGTTGGCCTTGGCAGATGTCTTTCTCTCCACAGTCACCACTCCGAAGATGCTAGCAATCTTCTGGTTCCAAGCTGGAGGTATTTCTTTTGGGAGCTGTGTATCCCAGATGTTCTTCCTTCACTTCATCTTTGTGGCGGAGTCTGCCATATTGTTGGCCATGGCATTTGATCGCTATGTAGCCATCTGTTATCCACTAAGATATACTACTATTCTAACCCCATCAGTCATTGGCAAAATGGGTATTGCCTCTGTGACTAGGAGCTTCCTCATCTGTTTCCCCTTGATTTTTCTGGTTTATCGCCTTACTTACTGCGGCAGGAACATTATCCGTCACTCATACTGTGAACACATGGGCATTGCCAGGCTAGCCTGTGATAGCATAAAAGTCAACATTTATTACGGGGTGATTGCAGCCCTCTTTTCCACTTGTCTGGATGTGGTGCTTATTATCATCTCCTATGCACTAATACTTTGTGCTGTGTTTAGAATCCCATCCCGAGAAGCTCGGCTCAAGGCTCTGAGTACCTGTGGCTCCCATGTCTGTGTCATACTTCTGTTCTACACACCagcattcttttccttctttgctcACCGATTTGGGGGCCACAACATACCACTCCATGTGCACATCCTCCTTGCTAATCTTTATGTGGTGGTGCCACCTTGTGTCAACCCCATCATTTATGGGGTTAAGACCAAGCAAATACAGGAGAGAGTTGTCCAGGTCTTTTCTTTGAGCAAGACATTTTGTTAA
- the LOC101519621 gene encoding olfactory receptor 51G2-like: MKLANSSWFQPPALLLTGIPGLEAVQIWISIPLCVMYLIALLGNCTILFIIKTTSSLHEPQYIFLSMLAATDVGLSLSTMPTVLNVFLLNHREIEFHSCLTQMFFIHTFSSMESAILLAMAFDRFAAIHNPLHYTVILAPPRIIGMGLAAVTRGVLLMVPLPILLKRLPFCKGVILSHCYCYHPDIMKLACGSVRVNIIYGLSLVLCSFGVDSVFIVISYILILRTVLGIVSEHGQVKALNTCASHIFTVIIFYVPLIVLALIHRFGTFSSRLLHVTMANLFLFLTPVLNPLVYSLKTKQIRSAVNKIFNFRGNLFK, translated from the coding sequence ATGAAGCTTGCAAATAGTAGCTGGTTTCAGCCACCTGCTCTTCTTCTGACAGGCATCCCTGGACTGGAGGCTGTGCAGATATGGATCTCTATCCCACTGTGTGTCATGTACCTAATTGCCCTCCTTGGGAACTGTACTATTCTCTTTATTATTAAAACTACCTCTAGTCTTCATGAGCCTCAATACATATTCCTGTCCATGCTAGCAGCTACAGATGTGGGTCTGTCGTTGTCTACTATGCCTACtgttctcaatgtattcctcctGAACCACAGAGAGATCGAGTTCCATTCTTGCCTGACACAGATGTTCTTCATCCACACCTTCTCCTCTATGGAGTCAGCCATTCTGCTTGCCATGGCCTTTGACCGGTTTGCAGCTATTCACAACCCACTGCACTACACTGTGATTCTAGCTCCTCCCCGGATTATTGGGATGGGACTTGCAGCTGTGACGAGGGGTGTGCTGTTGATGGTACCCTTGCCAATTCTGCTTAAGCGTTTGCCCTTTTGCAAGGGTGTCATTCTGTCCCACTGTTACTGCTACCACCCTGACATCATGAAGCTGGCTTGTGGCTCCGTCAGAGTCAACATTATTTATGGGTTATCTCTTGTCCTTTGTTCCTTTGGAGTCGATTCTGTGTTTATTGTCATCTCATATATCTTGATTTTGAGAACAGTCCTGGGTATTGTCTCAGAACATGGCCAGGTCAAGGCACTTAACACTTGTGCTTCTCATATCTTCACAGTCATTATCTTTTATGTGCCTCTCATTGTTTTGGCCCTAATTCATAGGTTTGGTACATTCTCATCCCGGCTTCTCCATGTCACCATGgccaatctctttctctttttgactCCTGTCCTAAACCCATTGGTGTATAGTTTAAAAACCAAGCAGATAAGATCAGCTGTAAATAAGATATTCAACTTCAGAGGAAATTTATTCAAGTAG